One region of Hydrogenobaculum sp. Y04AAS1 genomic DNA includes:
- the glp gene encoding gephyrin-like molybdotransferase Glp — protein MIDFEEALRIILNNTKTLDDERIFLDQALNRVLFKDIYAKENIPSFDNAAMDGFALLNEDLLPLKNALPVKLKIAGEVSAGAKPIPIKKGEAVKIYTGAPIPQGADTVIELELTKVNADEVEILAYKEKGSNIRRIGEDIKKGDLLLESGKVLRGYELGILASQNIVTFDVFRMPRVGIFVTGDEVLDVGQEKTSDAQIRSSNHISIMGLLESMGVKPTFLGIIKDDKESIKNALNRIEEFDILISTGGVSVSDKDFTKEAVKELGFDVKFHKVAIKPGKPIVFATKGDKLFFGLPGNPVSCVINFDIFVRPSIKKMMGYKDIIKPFMRAKLIAPIKRKSSDRLEFLRGILNLEQELLVEALPKQGSHMLTEFRSANCYILVPKGVNEIPAGEFVDVIMFSSYIR, from the coding sequence ATGATAGATTTTGAAGAGGCTTTAAGGATTATTTTAAACAATACAAAAACTTTGGATGATGAGCGCATATTTTTAGATCAAGCACTAAATAGAGTGCTTTTTAAAGACATCTACGCCAAAGAAAACATACCAAGCTTTGATAATGCGGCGATGGATGGTTTTGCGCTTTTAAATGAAGATTTATTGCCTTTGAAAAACGCACTGCCGGTAAAGCTAAAGATAGCTGGGGAAGTATCAGCTGGAGCAAAACCAATACCTATTAAAAAAGGAGAAGCTGTTAAGATATACACAGGTGCTCCTATACCACAAGGGGCGGATACTGTGATAGAGCTTGAACTCACAAAAGTAAACGCCGATGAGGTAGAGATTTTAGCTTATAAAGAAAAAGGATCAAACATAAGAAGAATAGGTGAAGATATCAAAAAAGGCGATTTATTGCTTGAATCTGGCAAAGTACTAAGAGGATACGAGCTTGGTATTTTGGCTTCTCAGAATATAGTTACATTTGATGTGTTTAGAATGCCAAGGGTTGGTATTTTTGTCACCGGGGATGAGGTCTTAGATGTAGGACAAGAAAAAACAAGCGATGCTCAAATAAGAAGCTCAAACCATATAAGCATAATGGGACTTTTGGAAAGCATGGGTGTAAAACCAACATTTTTAGGTATAATAAAAGATGACAAAGAATCAATAAAAAACGCCTTAAACCGCATAGAGGAGTTTGATATTCTTATATCCACTGGTGGAGTATCTGTAAGCGATAAAGATTTTACGAAAGAAGCGGTAAAAGAGTTAGGTTTTGATGTAAAATTTCACAAAGTAGCTATAAAGCCTGGAAAACCTATTGTGTTTGCTACAAAAGGCGATAAGCTGTTTTTTGGACTTCCGGGAAACCCAGTATCTTGTGTTATAAACTTTGATATATTTGTAAGACCTTCTATCAAAAAGATGATGGGATACAAAGATATTATAAAACCTTTCATGAGAGCGAAACTAATAGCCCCAATAAAAAGAAAATCTTCAGATAGACTTGAGTTCTTAAGAGGTATATTAAATTTAGAACAAGAGCTTTTGGTGGAGGCTCTTCCTAAGCAAGGTTCTCACATGCTTACAGAGTTTAGAAGCGCCAATTGTTATATATTGGTACCAAAGGGTGTAAACGAAATACCTGCTGGGGAGTTTGTGGATGTAATAATGTTTTCATCATACATAAGATAA
- the thiS gene encoding sulfur carrier protein ThiS, producing MRIKVNGEYFDFEKPINILELIETFGVKLRPVGLAVAVNEDIVPKSKYQEVFIKDGDCVEIIELVGGG from the coding sequence GTGCGTATCAAGGTTAACGGTGAATATTTTGATTTTGAAAAGCCCATAAACATTTTGGAGCTTATAGAAACTTTTGGAGTAAAACTAAGGCCTGTTGGTCTTGCTGTTGCCGTCAACGAAGACATCGTACCAAAATCCAAGTATCAAGAAGTCTTCATAAAAGATGGCGATTGTGTTGAGATTATAGAGTTGGTAGGAGGCGGTTAA